A genomic stretch from Pseudomonas sp. MUP55 includes:
- a CDS encoding DUF2970 domain-containing protein, with the protein MDAPQNKPPTFWQMLHSVMAAAFGVQSGKNRARDFTHGKPSHFVIMGIVFTAVFALTLFGIVKLVLHLAGV; encoded by the coding sequence ATGGACGCCCCACAGAACAAACCGCCCACCTTCTGGCAGATGCTCCACAGCGTCATGGCCGCAGCCTTTGGCGTGCAAAGCGGCAAGAATCGCGCCCGCGACTTCACCCACGGCAAGCCCAGCCATTTTGTGATCATGGGTATTGTGTTCACCGCGGTGTTTGCCCTGACGCTGTTCGGCATCGTCAAGCTGGTGCTGCACCTGGCCGGGGTTTGA
- a CDS encoding NEL-type E3 ubiquitin ligase domain-containing protein produces MVGNGVLSLYLSESDTMTVTSVPLHHLTPSLHGRFLKKSAPQWLLNAPSERRAALKHSDAQLPQAYLDATPAQRKHLHDYFTASFTAQTALDQTMADLQDIDTFAEPLLRKALKDQHGVVLDVRKTWVSLRKATKIGLIEVGNFEYLEISLLEAAKHNFEASEAEEGAFHHSSGFKVQGATSDTFTPLTVNLKVHQFLTLCRSLDIGARYQTHIKAFLQPTDATKAATLRQQFIANQKATMRAAAELALLQKDIDADELAMVISVIDGEVFPQLRGKPVWFCDLSVMKRRLTGCVVFSPCEKYRYPDQVIVYVPHDQKHSMKRFTFEEMRAYFKERFTAADTPSPEAAGPTTYQKFFSQFVPYSDHPYYFGQFTKDGETSWASKFASIVPTLSEVLDVLTPFPVGITNPAPLPKAPQLVEADPYLNVKVYRQKDQGLWGHNLDLWDYLFDRSCTQSINDAAAHAVPTADVDARVRAQKIAGWLNIGMFAATFFASFVPVLGEITLAFMAGQLLNEVFEGSIEWAEGDRKAAKAHLIDLVENLAQLALFHAAGKGVGKLLAIKPPPFVEDLHPVTLPNGQTRLWKPDLSPYKSAVKLPDDARPNALGQYEINGKTYVRWNGDLYEKTLDPTVNKWRIKHPDDPEAYQPILEHNNAGAWRHIHERPLEWDRLTLLRRLGHRTDAFSDEVLRTIGAVSGVQDEQLYKVHADGLAIPAALDDTLERFSVDRQVSEVIEQIRHGSGAGSHFECVLPLTTELPRWPAGRVLEVFDGPEPWGASHRYGVTPSASDAGVTIKLTRREVQAGKLAEKVLAQMSAEETSRLLGSESGWNGLTQEEVFDERLADHALKRQRALFESFWRSNRPEVEDPGVLGRRYPSLPHQAVDEVMGAATPLERSRLKDTGKVPRRLDDLARISLQQHRLNRAISGLHRENLASLDSDRLALHSLERLPGWPGGLRLELRSDNLQGPLLDHIGAEDAAVRKYLVKDGDSFQALDERGEPLHSRSLYSRNFYQAILHALPDNSRNALGIPSTAQGELLKQTLADYASSHRSEMASILGQRVPRSRPSLRLADGRLGYELSGGRPEVRAGAGDVDRLVARVRDIYPDAYEFEARSFVQRHLRNGDHPQQIFNLLANRQRELDGLRSALGLWAGSDPARLQVADNIIYCWRQGLNPHAAPFRTLNVIDGGELLALNADFPNVRNLRVSGTALLGDQGATLVRQFPGMRRLEVYVSASTLSAVAERVASLPQITELVFVDREFGRPSTANFTPEVMQSISRMTQLEQLTLSGSMDRLDVSGFVNLRRLTVSGPLATWPQGVLGLEQLETLNLSSTRITSIPPEMFTGHERLWRGLQMDWGRFEPQAFRQAYEHVHENPAHLVDEEVMVRSYVEGSLRQLTGGNAATAFNVLEEFRQQQVPASEQIERLDTVREEHRELARELSEWPTRYPVNSRSQIEPHYRVRAADRILASWREGLGQRLAPNTRPGPSAQASAPQMRLDLSGGALVDLPSLPTADFSHVSHLDLASVRVPLTELETFLGRFNQVEHLNLSDNDLTSLPSSLNEMTSLRSLDFSHNLLHVTPTIQARLNGLTSLTSLNLRFNPVRTLDISHLSRLATLDLGRTAIRDWPGGAVESPALERLDLSHSAVTTIPRTALTGHDPFLANTSLRGCRLTAATLAQVRAVGQRLGSESPLGIPREFLERGRTGGDPEYFPEGTEQNPNLMLPLPLSAESAATPMTAAARMQRLDPNLDSAQALARIDALSSDGLSALEIEARLGTWEGQQLQWIQTLNAWIDIQGVRRGSRWISALDRRRAAQRLLSSWRSSLRETPPLRPSLGQHQLDLSGLTLGDLPALPSPLNHIRELNLSNVMTTARGSNEFLRAFGNIDSLNLDTNGLTVLPDAVSEFRSLRQLAAAHNGLSDATALRGQLLNMPMLENLNLNDNRLAELDVSGMSQLQALDLGDNILDEWPAGVFEAPRLRSLNLRNNQIETIPPEAFAARHQALMGHTDLHDNLLLEQEFEDLRVYLQRTGNGLGFTLADIDEMIQGYQPDDPESPDEPPHANQHPEIEPPQVQRDRWFTDVTEGSERYQAWDELRAEPDSADFFFTLSQLRNTRDFQRNRAGVTARVWRVLDAMYADRALRRDVFAKASAAQAGMTCGDGRILVFNDLETAVYEFNLLSSVTPAQEGAELFRLARRMSRLDAVERVAEEAIRGRPGADPAEIRLAYRIGLAQRLDLPSQPQGMIYTNAANVTPAALDTAYNRIIENEGRDAFVQSLIERTYWVDYLRRTYPAEFRTLADSMATQVDALDDRYPDAGEEYLREYAELGRRRAERETALAIELTARERTRLGL; encoded by the coding sequence ATGGTCGGCAATGGTGTCCTGTCACTCTACTTATCAGAGAGCGACACCATGACCGTTACATCTGTGCCCCTGCATCACCTTACCCCCAGCCTGCATGGCAGGTTCCTGAAGAAATCGGCTCCGCAATGGTTGCTGAACGCTCCGTCCGAGCGGCGTGCGGCGCTCAAGCACAGCGATGCGCAGTTACCCCAGGCCTACCTGGACGCCACCCCCGCGCAACGCAAACATTTGCATGACTATTTCACTGCAAGCTTCACCGCGCAGACGGCGCTCGACCAGACCATGGCCGACTTGCAAGACATAGACACTTTCGCCGAACCCTTGCTGCGCAAGGCGTTGAAAGATCAGCACGGTGTGGTGCTGGATGTGCGCAAAACGTGGGTGAGCCTAAGGAAAGCCACGAAAATCGGGCTTATCGAAGTGGGCAACTTCGAGTACCTGGAGATCAGCTTGCTGGAAGCGGCGAAACATAACTTCGAAGCGTCCGAGGCCGAGGAGGGCGCGTTTCATCATTCTTCCGGCTTCAAGGTACAGGGGGCCACGTCTGACACGTTTACGCCACTGACCGTCAACCTCAAGGTCCATCAGTTCCTGACGCTGTGCCGCAGCCTGGATATCGGTGCCAGGTACCAAACCCATATCAAGGCATTTCTCCAACCCACCGACGCCACGAAGGCCGCCACACTGCGCCAGCAGTTTATCGCCAACCAGAAGGCAACCATGCGGGCCGCCGCCGAGCTGGCTCTGCTGCAAAAAGATATTGATGCTGACGAGCTGGCCATGGTGATCTCGGTCATTGACGGTGAAGTGTTCCCGCAGCTAAGGGGAAAACCGGTGTGGTTTTGTGACCTGAGCGTGATGAAACGTCGTTTGACTGGCTGTGTGGTGTTTTCGCCATGTGAGAAATATCGTTATCCGGATCAAGTCATTGTTTATGTCCCGCACGATCAGAAACACTCCATGAAGCGCTTCACGTTCGAGGAGATGAGAGCGTATTTCAAGGAGCGATTCACCGCTGCAGATACGCCCTCACCTGAAGCGGCAGGGCCGACCACGTACCAGAAATTCTTCAGTCAGTTCGTGCCGTATAGCGATCATCCCTACTATTTCGGCCAGTTCACCAAGGATGGCGAGACCTCATGGGCCAGTAAGTTCGCCTCCATAGTGCCGACGCTCAGTGAGGTGCTGGATGTGCTCACACCGTTCCCTGTCGGCATCACCAACCCAGCCCCTTTGCCCAAGGCCCCCCAGCTGGTGGAGGCCGATCCTTACCTGAATGTCAAAGTTTACCGTCAAAAGGATCAAGGGCTCTGGGGGCATAACCTCGATCTGTGGGACTACCTGTTTGACCGCAGTTGCACTCAGAGCATCAACGACGCGGCGGCGCATGCGGTGCCTACCGCCGATGTCGATGCCAGGGTGCGCGCGCAGAAAATCGCCGGTTGGCTGAATATCGGCATGTTCGCCGCGACCTTCTTCGCATCTTTCGTGCCGGTACTGGGCGAAATAACGCTGGCGTTCATGGCCGGCCAGTTACTTAACGAGGTGTTTGAAGGCTCCATCGAGTGGGCCGAAGGTGATCGCAAGGCCGCCAAGGCGCATCTGATCGACCTGGTGGAAAACCTGGCGCAGCTTGCTTTGTTTCACGCAGCCGGCAAAGGCGTGGGCAAACTGCTGGCGATCAAACCACCGCCCTTCGTCGAGGACCTGCACCCGGTCACACTGCCCAATGGCCAGACCCGGTTGTGGAAGCCCGATCTCTCGCCTTACAAAAGCGCCGTGAAGTTGCCGGACGACGCTCGTCCCAACGCCTTGGGACAATACGAAATCAACGGCAAGACTTACGTTCGCTGGAATGGCGATCTGTACGAAAAGACCCTTGATCCAACCGTCAACAAGTGGCGGATCAAGCACCCCGATGACCCTGAGGCGTACCAGCCCATTCTGGAACACAACAACGCTGGCGCGTGGCGTCACATCCATGAACGCCCTTTGGAGTGGGACCGCCTGACGCTGCTGCGGCGTCTCGGTCACCGTACCGACGCGTTCTCCGACGAGGTATTACGCACCATTGGTGCAGTGAGTGGCGTTCAGGACGAGCAGTTGTACAAAGTGCATGCGGACGGCTTGGCCATTCCGGCGGCACTGGACGATACGCTGGAGCGGTTCAGTGTCGACCGCCAGGTGAGCGAGGTGATCGAGCAGATCCGTCACGGTTCCGGGGCAGGCAGTCACTTCGAGTGTGTGTTACCGCTGACGACGGAGCTGCCACGCTGGCCGGCAGGTCGGGTGCTGGAAGTGTTCGACGGGCCTGAACCCTGGGGCGCGTCCCATCGCTACGGTGTGACCCCGTCAGCCAGTGATGCGGGTGTCACCATCAAACTCACCCGTCGCGAGGTACAGGCCGGCAAGCTGGCCGAGAAGGTGCTGGCGCAGATGAGCGCAGAGGAAACCAGCCGACTGCTGGGAAGCGAGTCGGGTTGGAACGGGCTGACCCAGGAAGAGGTGTTCGACGAGCGTCTGGCGGACCACGCACTGAAGAGGCAGCGTGCGCTGTTCGAAAGCTTTTGGCGTTCAAACAGGCCTGAGGTAGAAGATCCCGGCGTGCTGGGCCGACGTTATCCCTCGTTGCCGCATCAGGCCGTGGACGAGGTGATGGGCGCCGCCACCCCGCTTGAACGCAGTCGCCTGAAGGACACTGGCAAGGTGCCGAGGCGTCTGGATGACCTGGCACGCATCAGCCTGCAACAGCATCGCCTGAACCGAGCAATCAGCGGGCTGCACCGCGAAAACCTGGCGAGCCTGGACAGCGACCGCCTGGCCCTGCACAGCCTGGAACGGCTGCCCGGCTGGCCGGGAGGGCTACGCCTGGAACTGCGCAGCGACAACCTGCAAGGGCCGCTGCTGGACCATATCGGCGCCGAGGACGCCGCGGTACGCAAATACCTGGTCAAGGACGGCGACAGCTTCCAGGCGTTGGATGAACGAGGCGAGCCCCTCCATAGCCGCTCGCTCTATAGCCGCAATTTTTATCAAGCGATCCTGCATGCCTTGCCCGATAATTCGCGTAACGCGCTGGGCATCCCGTCCACCGCTCAGGGGGAGCTGTTAAAGCAGACGCTGGCCGATTATGCGAGCAGCCACCGCAGCGAAATGGCCAGCATTTTAGGACAACGGGTGCCCAGGTCGCGACCGTCGTTGCGCTTGGCGGATGGGCGCCTGGGATATGAGTTGTCTGGAGGCAGACCAGAAGTAAGAGCAGGGGCAGGAGACGTCGATCGTCTGGTTGCGCGGGTGCGCGATATCTACCCGGATGCGTATGAATTCGAAGCCAGGTCTTTTGTGCAAAGGCACTTGCGCAACGGTGATCACCCACAACAGATTTTCAACCTGTTGGCCAATCGCCAGCGGGAGCTGGACGGCCTGCGCAGTGCACTTGGCCTCTGGGCGGGAAGTGACCCGGCTCGTCTACAAGTGGCTGATAACATCATTTATTGCTGGCGCCAGGGCTTGAATCCTCACGCGGCACCGTTCAGAACCCTCAACGTGATCGATGGGGGAGAGTTGCTCGCACTGAATGCGGACTTTCCCAATGTGCGTAACTTGAGGGTGTCGGGTACAGCGCTGCTTGGCGATCAGGGCGCGACGTTAGTCCGCCAGTTCCCGGGTATGCGACGCCTCGAGGTATACGTCAGCGCTTCCACGTTGAGCGCGGTTGCCGAGCGGGTGGCGAGCTTGCCGCAGATCACCGAGTTGGTGTTCGTGGACAGGGAGTTCGGTCGTCCCTCCACCGCCAATTTTACTCCTGAAGTGATGCAGTCGATCTCGCGCATGACGCAACTTGAGCAGCTGACCTTATCAGGCTCGATGGACCGGTTGGATGTCAGCGGGTTTGTAAACCTGCGCAGGCTCACTGTGTCCGGACCGCTGGCGACCTGGCCGCAGGGTGTGCTGGGGCTTGAACAGCTGGAAACCCTCAATCTGTCGTCCACGCGGATCACCTCGATACCTCCAGAGATGTTCACCGGCCACGAGCGCCTGTGGCGCGGACTGCAGATGGACTGGGGACGTTTTGAGCCGCAGGCATTCAGGCAGGCCTATGAACACGTGCATGAGAACCCGGCGCATCTTGTGGATGAAGAGGTCATGGTGCGCTCGTATGTAGAAGGCTCACTGCGCCAGTTGACGGGCGGCAATGCTGCCACTGCTTTCAACGTTCTTGAGGAGTTCAGACAGCAGCAGGTTCCCGCCAGTGAACAGATCGAACGTCTTGACACCGTACGGGAAGAACACCGTGAGTTGGCCCGGGAGCTGAGTGAGTGGCCGACGCGCTATCCAGTTAACTCGCGTAGTCAGATCGAACCGCATTACCGTGTGCGGGCGGCAGATCGCATACTCGCTTCCTGGCGAGAGGGCCTTGGGCAGCGTCTCGCGCCCAATACAAGGCCGGGGCCATCTGCGCAGGCATCTGCGCCGCAGATGCGTCTGGATCTTTCAGGTGGTGCCTTGGTCGATTTACCGTCTTTACCGACGGCCGATTTTTCCCATGTGAGTCACCTGGACCTGGCAAGCGTGCGGGTTCCGCTCACAGAGCTGGAAACCTTCCTGGGGCGCTTCAACCAGGTGGAGCATCTGAACCTTTCAGATAATGATCTGACCAGCCTGCCTTCAAGTCTGAACGAGATGACCTCCCTGCGTTCTTTGGACTTCTCCCACAACCTGTTGCACGTCACTCCCACGATCCAGGCGCGCTTGAATGGGTTGACAAGCTTGACCTCCCTGAATCTGCGATTTAATCCCGTCCGTACGTTGGATATCAGCCATCTGTCGCGGCTGGCCACCCTCGATCTGGGACGCACAGCCATTCGCGATTGGCCTGGGGGGGCGGTGGAGTCGCCCGCCCTGGAACGGTTGGACCTGAGCCATAGCGCGGTGACCACGATCCCGCGGACGGCGTTGACCGGCCATGATCCGTTCCTGGCCAATACCAGCCTGCGCGGCTGCCGTCTGACGGCGGCGACCCTGGCGCAGGTAAGGGCGGTCGGCCAACGCCTGGGCAGTGAGAGCCCGCTGGGCATTCCCCGTGAATTTCTGGAGCGAGGCAGAACGGGCGGCGACCCTGAGTATTTCCCGGAAGGAACTGAGCAAAATCCCAACCTTATGTTGCCGCTGCCCTTATCGGCAGAGAGCGCAGCCACGCCGATGACCGCCGCGGCGCGCATGCAGCGTCTTGATCCTAACCTGGACAGTGCACAGGCGTTGGCGCGCATCGACGCGCTGAGCAGCGATGGGCTGAGCGCTCTCGAAATAGAGGCTCGCTTAGGGACGTGGGAGGGTCAACAGCTTCAATGGATCCAGACTTTGAATGCATGGATCGATATTCAGGGCGTGCGACGCGGTAGCCGTTGGATCAGCGCCCTTGACCGGCGGCGGGCGGCGCAACGATTGCTGTCGAGCTGGCGCTCCAGCCTGCGTGAAACGCCGCCGTTACGGCCGTCGCTGGGGCAGCATCAATTGGATCTGTCCGGGTTGACGCTGGGGGATCTGCCGGCACTGCCCAGCCCGCTCAACCATATCCGTGAGTTGAACCTGAGCAACGTCATGACCACAGCGCGAGGCTCCAATGAGTTCCTGCGCGCGTTCGGCAATATTGACTCCTTGAACCTGGACACTAACGGCTTGACGGTATTGCCCGACGCTGTGAGTGAGTTTCGCTCACTAAGGCAATTGGCCGCTGCGCATAATGGTTTGAGTGACGCAACGGCATTGCGCGGGCAATTGTTGAATATGCCGATGCTGGAAAACTTGAACCTCAATGACAACAGGCTGGCCGAGCTGGACGTGAGCGGTATGTCGCAACTGCAAGCCCTGGATCTGGGCGACAACATCTTGGATGAATGGCCGGCGGGCGTGTTTGAGGCGCCACGCTTGCGCTCGTTGAACCTGCGTAATAATCAGATCGAAACCATCCCGCCTGAAGCCTTCGCCGCTCGCCATCAGGCATTGATGGGCCATACCGACCTGCACGACAACCTGCTGCTGGAGCAAGAGTTCGAAGACCTGCGCGTGTATCTGCAGCGCACCGGTAATGGCTTGGGCTTCACCCTCGCGGATATCGACGAAATGATCCAGGGCTACCAGCCGGATGACCCCGAATCTCCCGACGAACCGCCACACGCAAATCAGCATCCGGAAATCGAGCCCCCACAAGTGCAGCGAGACCGCTGGTTCACAGACGTGACTGAGGGTTCGGAGCGCTATCAAGCCTGGGACGAGCTGCGCGCCGAGCCCGACAGCGCCGACTTTTTCTTCACCTTGTCGCAATTGCGCAATACTCGGGATTTCCAGCGCAACCGGGCGGGTGTCACGGCGCGGGTGTGGCGGGTTCTGGATGCGATGTATGCAGACCGTGCTCTGCGCAGGGATGTGTTTGCCAAGGCCAGTGCCGCGCAAGCCGGGATGACGTGTGGCGATGGCCGAATCCTGGTGTTCAACGATCTCGAAACGGCCGTTTATGAGTTCAATCTGTTGAGCTCCGTGACGCCTGCACAGGAAGGTGCTGAATTATTCCGGCTGGCCAGACGCATGAGCCGTCTTGATGCAGTGGAGAGGGTTGCCGAAGAGGCCATTCGCGGGCGACCAGGCGCCGACCCGGCGGAAATTCGCCTGGCTTACCGTATTGGATTGGCCCAGCGTCTGGATTTGCCGAGTCAACCTCAGGGCATGATCTATACAAACGCCGCGAACGTGACTCCGGCGGCCCTGGACACTGCGTATAACCGCATCATCGAAAACGAAGGCCGGGATGCCTTTGTCCAGAGCCTGATTGAACGCACCTACTGGGTGGACTACTTGAGGAGAACGTACCCTGCCGAGTTCAGGACCTTGGCCGACTCCATGGCAACACAAGTCGACGCCCTGGACGACCGTTACCCCGACGCCGGCGAGGAGTATTTACGTGAATACGCAGAGTTGGGCCGCAGACGGGCTGAACGGGAAACAGCCCTGGCCATCGAGCTGACCGCACGCGAACGCACCCGTCTGGGACTTTAG
- the metH gene encoding methionine synthase, with product MSDRSVRLQALHHALKERILILDGGMGTMIQSYKLEEQDYRGKRFADWPSDVKGNNDLLVLTRPDVIGGIEKAYLDAGADILETNTFNATRISMADYGMEELAYELNVEGARLARKVADAKTLENPAKPRFVAGVLGPTSRTCSLSPDVNNPGYRNVTFDELVENYTEATQGLIEGGADLILIETIFDTLNAKAAIFAVQGVFEALNLELPIMISGTITDASGRTLSGQTTEAFWNSVAHAKPISVGLNCALGASELRPYLEELSNKANTHVSAHPNAGLPNEFGEYDELPAQTAKVIEEFAQSGFLNIVGGCCGTTPGHIEAIAKAVAGYAPRAIPDIPKACRLSGLEPFTIDRSSLFVNVGERTNITGSAKFARLIREDNYTEALEVALQQVEAGAQVIDINMDEGMLDSKKAMVTFLNLIAGEPDISRVPIMIDSSKWEVIEAGLKCIQGKGIVNSISMKEGVEQFIHHAKLCKRYGAAVVVMAFDEAGQADTEARKKEICKRSYDILVNEVGFPPEDIIFDPNIFAVATGIEEHNNYAVDFINACAYIRDELPYALTSGGVSNVSFSFRGNNPVREAIHSVFLLHAIRAGLTMGIVNAGQLEIYDQIPAELRDAVEDVVLNRTPEGTDALLAIADKYKGDGSVKEAETEEWRGWPVNKRLEHALVKGITTHIVEDTEESRLSFARPIEVIEGPLMSGMNIVGDLFGAGKMFLPQVVKSARVMKQAVAHLIPFIELEKGDKPEAKGKILMATVKGDVHDIGKNIVGVVLGCNGYDIVDLGVMVPAEKILQVAKEQKCDIIGLSGLITPSLDEMVHVAREMQRQDFHLPLMIGGATTSKAHTAVKIEPKYSNDAVIYVTDASRAVGVATQLLSKELKAGFVEKTRLEYIDVRERTSNRSARTERLSYPAALAKKPQFDWSSYTPVKPTFTGAKVLDNIDLNVLADYIDWTPFFISWDLAGKFPRILTDEVVGEAATALYADAQEMLRKLIDEKLISARAVFGFWPANQVQDDDLEVYGDDGQPIAKLHHLRQQIIKTDGKPNFSLADFVAPKDSGVTDYVGGFITTAGIGAEEVAKAYQDAGDDYNSIMVKALADRLAEACAEWLHQQVRKEHWGYAKDEQLDNEALIKEQYSGIRPAPGYPACPDHTEKAQLFQLLDPEAREMQAGRSGVFLTEHYAMFPAAAVSGWYFAHPQAQYFAVGKVDKDQVLSYTARKGQDLSVTERWLAPNLGYEN from the coding sequence ATGTCCGATCGTAGCGTTCGTCTGCAAGCCCTCCACCACGCCCTCAAGGAACGTATCCTGATCCTCGACGGCGGCATGGGCACGATGATCCAGAGCTATAAGCTTGAGGAACAGGACTACCGTGGCAAGCGTTTTGCCGACTGGCCGAGCGACGTCAAGGGCAACAACGACCTGCTGGTGCTCACCCGCCCTGACGTGATCGGCGGGATCGAAAAGGCCTACCTGGATGCCGGTGCCGACATCCTGGAAACCAACACCTTCAATGCCACGCGCATCTCCATGGCCGACTACGGCATGGAAGAGCTCGCCTACGAGCTGAACGTAGAAGGCGCGCGCCTGGCGCGTAAGGTGGCCGACGCCAAGACCCTCGAGAACCCGGCCAAGCCGCGCTTCGTCGCAGGCGTGCTCGGCCCCACCAGCCGTACCTGCTCGCTGTCGCCGGACGTGAACAACCCCGGCTACCGCAACGTGACCTTCGATGAACTGGTGGAGAACTACACCGAAGCCACCCAGGGCCTGATCGAAGGCGGCGCCGACCTGATCCTGATCGAGACGATTTTCGACACCCTTAATGCCAAAGCCGCGATCTTCGCGGTGCAGGGCGTGTTCGAGGCGCTGAACCTCGAACTGCCGATCATGATTTCCGGCACCATCACCGATGCGTCCGGGCGCACCTTGTCCGGCCAGACCACCGAAGCCTTCTGGAACTCCGTGGCCCACGCCAAGCCCATCTCGGTCGGTTTGAATTGCGCCCTCGGTGCCAGCGAACTGCGCCCCTACCTGGAAGAGCTGTCGAACAAGGCCAACACCCACGTTTCCGCGCACCCCAACGCCGGCCTGCCCAACGAATTCGGTGAGTACGACGAACTGCCTGCGCAAACGGCCAAGGTCATCGAAGAGTTCGCTCAGAGCGGCTTTCTCAACATCGTCGGCGGCTGCTGCGGCACCACGCCCGGCCATATCGAAGCCATCGCCAAGGCCGTGGCCGGTTATGCGCCGCGTGCCATCCCGGACATTCCCAAGGCCTGCCGCCTGTCCGGCCTGGAGCCGTTCACCATCGATCGCAGCTCGCTGTTCGTCAACGTCGGCGAGCGCACCAACATCACAGGTTCGGCCAAGTTCGCCCGCCTGATTCGTGAAGACAACTACACCGAAGCCCTGGAAGTCGCCCTGCAGCAGGTGGAAGCCGGCGCCCAGGTGATCGACATCAACATGGACGAGGGCATGCTCGATTCGAAGAAGGCCATGGTGACCTTCCTCAATCTGATCGCCGGCGAACCGGACATTTCCCGCGTGCCGATCATGATCGACTCCTCCAAGTGGGAAGTGATCGAAGCCGGCCTCAAGTGCATCCAGGGCAAGGGCATCGTCAACTCCATCAGCATGAAGGAAGGCGTGGAGCAGTTCATTCACCACGCCAAGCTGTGCAAGCGCTACGGCGCGGCGGTGGTGGTGATGGCGTTCGACGAAGCCGGCCAGGCCGACACCGAAGCGCGCAAAAAGGAAATCTGCAAACGCTCCTACGACATCTTGGTCAATGAAGTGGGCTTCCCGCCGGAAGACATCATCTTCGACCCGAACATCTTCGCGGTGGCCACCGGTATCGAAGAGCACAACAACTACGCCGTCGACTTCATCAATGCCTGTGCCTATATCCGCGACGAGCTGCCCTACGCGCTGACCTCCGGTGGCGTGTCCAACGTGTCGTTTTCGTTCCGTGGCAACAACCCGGTGCGCGAGGCGATCCACTCGGTGTTCCTGCTCCATGCGATCCGCGCGGGCCTGACCATGGGCATCGTCAACGCCGGTCAGCTGGAGATCTACGACCAGATCCCGGCCGAGCTGCGCGATGCGGTGGAAGACGTGGTGCTCAACCGCACCCCGGAAGGCACCGATGCCCTGCTCGCCATCGCCGACAAGTACAAGGGCGACGGCAGCGTCAAGGAAGCCGAAACCGAGGAGTGGCGCGGCTGGCCGGTGAACAAGCGCCTGGAACACGCGCTGGTCAAGGGCATCACCACGCATATCGTCGAAGACACCGAAGAGTCGCGGCTGTCGTTTGCGCGCCCGATCGAGGTGATCGAAGGCCCGCTGATGTCCGGCATGAACATCGTTGGCGACCTGTTCGGCGCCGGCAAGATGTTCCTGCCCCAGGTGGTCAAGTCCGCCCGGGTGATGAAGCAGGCCGTGGCTCACCTGATTCCGTTCATCGAGCTGGAAAAAGGCGACAAGCCGGAGGCCAAGGGCAAGATCCTGATGGCCACGGTCAAGGGCGACGTGCACGACATCGGCAAGAACATCGTCGGCGTGGTGCTGGGCTGCAACGGTTATGACATCGTCGACCTCGGCGTGATGGTCCCGGCGGAAAAGATCCTGCAAGTGGCCAAGGAACAGAAGTGCGACATCATCGGCTTGTCCGGCCTGATCACCCCGTCCCTGGATGAAATGGTGCACGTGGCCCGCGAGATGCAGCGCCAGGACTTCCACCTGCCGCTGATGATCGGCGGCGCGACCACCTCCAAGGCGCACACGGCGGTGAAGATCGAGCCCAAGTACAGCAATGACGCGGTGATCTACGTCACCGACGCCTCCCGTGCGGTGGGCGTGGCGACACAACTGCTGTCCAAGGAATTGAAGGCCGGCTTCGTCGAGAAGACCCGCCTGGAATACATCGATGTGCGTGAGCGCACCTCCAACCGCAGCGCCCGCACCGAACGCCTGAGCTACCCGGCGGCGCTTGCCAAGAAGCCGCAGTTCGACTGGAGCAGCTATACCCCGGTCAAACCGACGTTTACCGGCGCCAAGGTACTGGACAATATCGACCTCAACGTTCTGGCCGACTACATCGACTGGACGCCGTTCTTCATTTCGTGGGACCTGGCAGGCAAATTCCCACGCATCCTCACCGATGAGGTCGTCGGCGAAGCGGCGACCGCGCTGTACGCCGATGCCCAGGAAATGCTCAGGAAACTGATCGATGAAAAACTCATCAGCGCCCGTGCGGTGTTCGGCTTCTGGCCGGCCAACCAGGTGCAGGACGATGACCTGGAAGTCTACGGTGACGATGGCCAGCCAATCGCCAAGCTGCATCACCTGCGCCAGCAGATCATCAAGACCGACGGCAAGCCGAACTTTTCCCTGGCCGACTTCGTCGCGCCCAAGGACAGCGGCGTGACCGACTATGTCGGCGGTTTCATCACCACCGCCGGCATCGGTGCCGAAGAAGTCGCCAAGGCTTATCAAGATGCCGGCGACGACTACAACTCGATCATGGTCAAGGCCCTCGCCGACCGCCTGGCCGAAGCCTGTGCCGAGTGGCTGCACCAGCAGGTGCGCAAGGAACACTGGGGCTACGCCAAGGATGAACAGCTGGATAACGAGGCACTGATCAAGGAGCAATACAGCGGCATCCGCCCTGCCCCAGGCTACCCGGCGTGCCCGGACCACACCGAGAAAGCCCAACTGTTCCAACTGCTCGACCCCGAGGCGCGCGAAATGCAGGCGGGCCGCAGCGGCGTATTCCTCACCGAGCACTATGCGATGTTCCCGGCGGCCGCCGTCAGCGGCTGGTACTTCGCCCACCCGCAGGCGCAGTACTTTGCCGTGGGCAAGGTCGACAAGGACCAGGTGCTGAGCTACACCGCACGCAAGGGTCAGGACCTGAGTGTGACCGAGCGCTGGCTGGCGCCGAACCTGGGTTACGAGAACTGA